One Megachile rotundata isolate GNS110a chromosome 5, iyMegRotu1, whole genome shotgun sequence genomic region harbors:
- the pink gene encoding WD40 repeat domain-containing protein pink — protein MQEFPCVLSEYEEINPLLYKPITSTQRIKYTCFNVSLNYIILGSTSGSIYLFSRKPCTFVQLIPLSEGPVSHVLISPDEKKIALSTTRGTVCLVAIKPTPKLLAISTEYINEQINCLCWNDNSSEVYIADGNGKISVLVMSIFTVNGMFQAPACTLMNLDSAVVQLNFCSPLLLVSTLTRCYICDTVQEQYKQIGNKTRNGEFGACFYKTNKSTVVTPKEEKLVSRKGSFNFISESNNSLEEANYPQIFCARPSSRLWEVSANGTVMKTHQFKEALAIPPTTICRSNMRKSIYQKPMEQAWLPQSINFSHLFTIAEKYLFSFTSTGIYVLDPITATVLLWNNEFSNIHAAETIENEIYLMTSDGNFHCLILSVLDSLILWLYNRKKYHECIEICLVYKMQLKKLINSTEINAICDMENKLQILRDDELSTLLHPLIHLLESNSKITPKKLDSGIVVVNSGNSNLKEEEKFNSVPYRLSQNNENSREIGLLAGNETLTNLSKNSVDELAEAKDANCNTAKVQEDNNEETLKFDEQLSVNKTVTHRIQADLEIIYALIDDIKPSMDEEQIEKIILDVDWKMNVLKDSYEIFTEVKGFVYEILRSVELYYFNALLENISVQLIESSDNETIIKQVMKAFVNINAQNYKMCTCGSPCPTDELVDPKFLEIGRYLLKKTIDESKEQCIILCNKVPYMWREYLSVYVNRHDVLTNDLLRQCLQIRDSNLLSTLLVLLDEKHWCLIPRYVKEMQEGLCLFCGKSIKKGSNEVSINWTTVVYDIMKKQGPDIAIMIVTKLVQAIPNISVDKSIFQSLIFTKILYQHGMKHAINFNKESSEYNTICSTKIRNQLVEVLEKDLSRPVNKNIFGNGAHHWGMHYQSKLRTCPCCTLSLRTQVLLGNNGIVIFDCGHAYHVNCVIEKKLTSCNLHS, from the exons ATGCAGGAATTTCCGTGTGTTTTATCGGAATATGAAGAAATCAATCCTCTTCTTTATAAGCCTATCACTTCGACTCAACGAATCAAG TATACGTGTTTCAATGTATCTctgaattatattatattgggTTCAACCAGTGGCAGTATTTATCTATTCTCCAGGAAACCATGCACATTTGTACAATTGATACCCTTATCG gaAGGACCAGTTTCTCATGTTCTCATATCACCtgatgaaaaaaaaattgcttTGTCAACAACTCGTGGAACAGTTTGTTTGGTAGCTATAAAACCAACTccaaaattattagccatatcaacAGAATATATTAATGAACAAATTAACTGCCtttgttggaatgataatagttcAGAAGTATATATCGCAGATGGCAATGGAAAAATTTCTGTTCTGGTGATGTCCATTTTTACG GTTAATGGAATGTTTCAAGCACCAGCCTGTACATTAATGAACCTTGATTCTGCTGTTGTACAACTCAATTTTTGTTCACCATTACTGTTAGTGTCGACACTGACACGttgttacatatgtgatacagtGCAAGAACAATACAAGCAAATAGGAAATAAAACACggaatggggaatttggtgcttgtttttataaaacaaataaaagtaCCGTGGTTACCCCAAAGGAAGAAAAATTAGTCAGTAGGAAAGGttccttcaattttatttcagaaagtAACAATAGCCTAGAAGAAGCAAATTATCCTCAAATTTTTTGTGCGCGACCAAGTTCTAGACTTTGGGAAGTATCTGCAAATGGCACTGTTATGAAAACTCATCAATTTAAGGAAGCCTTAGCTATTCCACCTACAACAATATGCAGATCAAATATGAGAAAATCCATTTACCAAAAACCAATGGAACAAGCCTGGCTGCCACAGTCTATTAATTTTTCTCACTTATTTACCATTGcagaaaagtatttattttcattcacTTCTACTGGTATATATGTACTTGATCCTATAACTGCAACTGTATTATTATGGAACAATGAATTTTCAAACATACATGCTGCAGAAACaatagaaaatgaaatatatttgatGACTTCAGATGGAAACTTTCATTGTTTAATTCTATCTGTCTTAGATTCCTTAATATTATGGTTGTACAATAGAAAAAAGTATCATGAGTGTATTGAGATCTGCCTTGTAtataaaatgcaattaaaaaagttaataaataGCACAGAGATTAATGCTATATGTGATATGGAGAACAAACTACAGATACTTAGAGACGATGAGTTATCAACGTTATTGCATCCTTTAATTCATTTGCTAGAATCTAATTCCAAAATAACTCCAAAGAAATTAGATTCAGGTATCGTTGTTGTTAATAGTGGAAACTCAAACTTGAAGGAGGAAGAAAAGTTTAATTCTGTACCTTACCGTCTTTcacaaaataatgaaaattcccGTGAAATTGGATTGTTAGCAGGAAATGAAACATTAACTAATTTATCGAAAAATTCTGTTGACGAATTGGCAGAAGCTAAAGATGCAAATTGCAATACAGCTAAAGTACAAGAAGATAACAATGaagaaacattaaaatttgatgaacaATTATCTGTGAATAAAACTGTAACGCATAGAATACaagcagatttagaaattatttacgCGTTAATCGATGATATTAAACCTTCTATGGATGAAGAACagatagaaaaaataattttagatgTAGATTGGAAAATGAATGTTCTCAAAGattcatatgaaatttttactgaAGTAAAAGGTTTTGTGTACGAAATATTAAGAAGTGTcgaattatattatttcaatgCTTTGTTAGAAAACATTTCAGTACAACTAATAGAGTCAAGTGATAACGAAACTATTATAAAACAAGTAATGAAAGCTTTCGTTAATATAAATGCGCAAAACTATAAAATGTGTACCTGTGGTAGTCCATGTCCGACAGATGAATTAGTAGACCCAAAGTTCCTGGAAATCGGTAGATACCTTCTTAAAAAAACTATAGACGAAAGTAAAGaacaatgtataattttatgtaacaaaGTACCTTATATGTGGCGAGAATATTTGTCAGTCTACGTGAATCGGCATGACGTATTAACGAATGATTTACTGCGTCAGTGCCTTCAAATTAGGGATAGTAATTTGCTTTCCACTCTCTTAGTGTTGTTAGATGAAAAGCACTGGTGTCTCATACCAAGGTATGTGAAGGAAATGCAGGAGGGGCTATGTTTATTCTGTGGTAAATCTATAAAAAAAGGTAGTAATGAAGTATCAATAAACTGGACTACTGTGGTATATGATATTATGAAGAAACAGGGACCTGATATTGCTATAATGATAGTAACAAAGTTGGTACAAGCTATCCCAAATATTTCTGTCGATAAaag TATATTTCAGTCGCTGATATTTACAAAAATCTTGTACCAGCATGGAATGAAACATGCTATTAATTTTAACAAGGAATCATCTGAATACAATACAATATGTTCCACAAAG ATACGAAATCAATTAGTAGAAGTTCTTGAAAAAGATTTAAGTCGACCAGTCAATAAGAATATATTTGGAAATGGTGCTCATCATTGGGGAATGCATTATCAAAGCAAATTACGTACATGTCCTTGCTGCACCTTATCTCTTCGAACGCAGGTTCTACTAGGTAACAATGGAATTGTAATATTTGATTGCGGTCACGCGTATCATGTTAACTGTGTGATAGAAAAAAAACTTACATCCTGTAATTTGCATTCCTAA